The stretch of DNA agtAAAAATTAATCTTGCCAGAGAACTTTCTTACTGTATTAGGCCAGCCCTCTCTCTGGGAGTTAAAGATTTCGTCTTTCTCTAGGTCCATGAGTTGGGAGCtagagagcagggagaggagactggggtggggcccagaccAGCCACACTGTCCCTAACttctcctccctccaggcctgAAGACCGGCGGTGGTTCGTCAGGTGGCTCCAGTGGCTCCTTTCACTACACCTTTCATGGGGACCCCCATGCCACCTTTGCCTCCTTCTTTGGTGGCTCCAACCCCTTCGATATCTTCTTTGCCAGCAGTCGCTCCACTCGACCCTTCAGTGGTTTTGATCCAGATGACATGGATGTGGATGATGATGAGGACCCATTTGGCGCCTTCGGCCGCTTTGGCTTCAATGGGCTGAGTAGGGGTCCGAGGCGAGCCCCCGAACCACTGTACCCTCGACGCAAGGTGCAGGACCCACCTGTGGTGCATGAGCTGAGGGTGTCCCTGGAGGAGATCTACCACGGCTCCACCAAGCGTATGAAGATCACAAGGCGGCGCCTCAACCCTGATGGGAGAACTGTGCGCACCGAGGACAAGATCCTGCACATCGTTATCAAGCGTGGCTGGAAGGAAGGCACCAAGATCACCTTCCCCAAAGAGGGTGATGCCACACCTGACAACATCCCTGCTGACATAGTCTTTGTGCTCAAAGACAAGCCCCATGCACACTTCCGCCGAGATGGTACCAACGTGCTCTACAGTGCCCTGATCAGCCTCAAGGAGGTGCGGCCTGGGTCAGGTTGTGTGTGTGCTGAGGGGGGATGACAGGgacattctttttctctcttcccagtCACTCTGCCCCACCGTTTCCTCACTGTCTGTCTTGTTTTCCCCAGGCACTGTGTGGCTGCACCGTGAACATTCCCACCATTGATGGCCGAGTGATCCCTTTGCCCTGCAATGACGTCATCAAGCCAGGCACCGTGAAGAGACTCCGTGGGGAGGGCCTTCCCTTCCCCAAGGTGCCCACCCAACGGGGAGACCTCATTGTTGAATTCAAAGTTCGCTTCCCAGACAGATTAACACCACAGACACGACAGATCCTTAAGCAGCACCTGCCCTGTTCCTAGGCTCTGCCCCAGCCAGCCCAGAGTCTACCACAGCAATacccccacactcaccccacCCAATGTGCACCCAACTTGATGTCCACTGGACACTGGCaacttattttaaatgcaaaaaaagccACTGGTTTTCAGGAAAATGTTCCTGTCCCTGACCCCTTTCAGAGCTGGGCTGccttgggggagtgggagggaggtggggagaactaGCCCAGACCAGGGGTCGATTTTCATGTCACTAGCTTTGAATCCAGTTCCCACTCCAGTGGCTGGAGAGTGACCTGAGTGCTACTTGAAGATATAGAGATTCCTTGTCCACGCCTGTAAATAGCATACCCTCCTTCCCCTCAGCTTTGCTGATACCTCGCTTCTCCCTTCCCTTTGGCTCCCGCCtatgggggaggaagaggataGAAAGGACACTGctttcccacccctgccccacctcctggtcCACAGTGTCCGAGGTTttcacacacatattcacacacacaaagcacTCGCCTAGAGCTGTCTGTGCCTCTCCCGGGTTGAGATAGAAAGGGAAGGTCCACAACCGGGCCACGGAGCACGAGACACTTTTCATTCGGGGCAGGGAGGTGAATGGGGCCCTCAGCAGCCTCCCAGACAGCTCCCCTGCCCAGACCCCACAGAGCTGAAAGTCCTGTCCTCCCTGTTGCTCTCAGGAGTGTGCAAGcatggaggaaggggaagggggcctGCTGTATTAAAGctaagggggaggggggcgggcaggatcCATCTCCCAGCCTTCgtcaggaagggaaagggctttGGGGTCAGGTGGCAGCTATTCCCCAGCAAGAGATTCAGGGTCACAGGTTTCTCCCCACACCTCTGAACTCAGGGCCTAGCCACCCCAAAACTTCCAAATCCCATTTTTGTGATATGTGTAACTACTTATTTCTTACCCTTCATGGAGGCTGTGTGGGAAATTTCCAGCCCTTTGATGCCTATGTGACTCCACCCCATTCCCAGAGTTGTGAAAGATCCAATATAGTGCAGGATCTAGGGTAAGACTACTTCAGCAAGGTCCTGGGGTGGGGTCTTTAGGTTTTCTCACTTTGACAAGCCCCTGAATGTTTTTAtagtagtttctttttttttttttttttttttttttttgtattttttgtaatgacagtattatgaaaaaaataaaatattttaaaaatatggtatctgagccccagccaggtggctcagttggttggagcaccatcctgtacaccaaaaaggttgtgggttcgattcctggtcagggcacatacctaggttgcggttcCATCCCCAGTTAATCGCATTAGAGAGGCTCGATCTCCAATCAGAGCActtatgagaggcaactgatcctcttgatatttccctctttctctccctctccctttctttctctctcaaatcaatcaacacATCCTCAGGGACggatatctatacatataaaaggctaatatgcaaagtgtccccttgggagttcgaccgggagaccgggagttcgatcgcttgaaccagggggtggtgtggaacatggcaggcgaccagcggtggcagggtgctgggggcactgagggagtgagggaaggaggaggcagggaggcagggaacctgatcggccctgatggccagcctggcctagggaccctacctgtgcatgaattttgtgcactgggcctctagtatatatatataatcatctgACCAGAAGCAATGAACCTGGGCTGGAGGTAGGTGTGCAGTGCCAATATCAACCTTCCTCTGGGGCCCTGGTCCCCTTTGAGAAGCCAAACAGGACTTCAGTATAAGGTGGAGctgattccttccttcctttaagcCCAGACTCCCGGGATTTCTAAAACATACACTCCACACAACAAAGACAGAAGATTCCACTCACTATAAGAAGAAACAAATCTATTTGGAAAGAATAAATATCCTTTTTCATGAGAAACAGAGACTATCCTCTTTGAAGTCTGTGCTATCACAAGAATGAAAAGGTTTTCTCTACATGAACTAGAATTTTCCTTTGAGagaaatttccctcttaggaggagatggaagaggaCTTTCTGGATGACTAGAAAAGACATATCCCCACAGAAAGCCTGAGGCAGTGAGGAGAGCTGGAGGTACCTGGGATCTTTGGTCCATGCTGGTGGGGTCTGGGTGGGAACACAGGCTCCCTGGGAGGCATGGACATCGTAGCTGATCCTCAAATCTCATAATCTTCCAGCGATGTGTGTCCCGGTCTCTGAGCCACCTGTCCTGCTGAGACAGCTCTGGTCCTCAGGGCCTGCGTGCTGTGCTGACTGCAGGGTGCACCCGTCACTTTCCTTGGATCTTGGTAGAGAGGAGCCCTGTAGTCCAAGGAGTGCCTATTGTGGGCTCTGCCCAGGCCTAGACTTTGTCCTGGTGCTGATTTTCCTCTGCACCTAAGCCCTGATTCTTCCCCAGGATCCAGCCCAGGATGACCATGCCCCACTGGGCTTCAGTGTCCCCAGTGCCATGAAGACAGCTCTGCCTTCACCTGGTCCTGGGCTCCACACAGAAGTTGACACTGAATAGGCTTTTCACCAGATGGAAGAGGACTTTCTGGATGACTAGAAAAGACATATCCCCACAGAAAGCCTGAGGCAGTGAGGAGAGCTGGAGGTACCTGGGATCTTTGGTCCATGCTGGTGGGGTACATGACAGTACTATGACAATCATCAGTGCCAGAGAAAGAACCTTTTTGCCCTTGCCTTTTTCCCTGGGACAATGCCAGTGAAAATAGTTTCTCGTCCTTTTACTCAAGGTACTTTCAGAAGGAGCGTGCTCCTTCCAGTGCAGAAACCAAGGGCTCTTGTTCACAAGGGTGTCTGCTAATCCCATGGCCTGGGCAGGGAGAGCCCCAATCCTGCATATCCTACTCAATGCTCCCCTATTTTGGATCTCCTAGTAAGGTTGTGCCTCTTGACTGGGGCTAAACTCTTGTCCTGGCTCTTCCCTGAGGCCTGAGGCTTTGGGATCCAGGTCTGCTGGGCCAGATACCTGCCTCTGGCCTCCATGTGAATACAAAGGCCATCCTGAATTTTGGGCAACCagaaatttgggggtggggggtgggcagggagcatTCCTTGGTCACTGGAGCCCCTTGTCCACTCAGATAGCCATTTAGTTTCTGGAAATTGTCATGTCCTTACTGGGCACTCTCTGAGATGGGACTATGAGATTTTAGAAGCCAAGCTATCTGAGGCCAGGGGCACTTCAATGAGAAAGACCTGAAGCTGACTTTGCCTGCAATTTTAGCCTTACCCTTAAAGGTTACATGGAGGATTTGTGGTCTTTTAATGCCTATGTAACCCTACACATAcgtggagggaggaaaggagggagatagaaagagagacagagagagagacctgtATACAAGTCAGGACAGTAAAGGAACTGGGGGAAAATTCCGTTCAGCCAGGTCCTAAGAAGTGGGGGTCTTTATTGGGTTTTCTCACTTTGACAAGCCCCAGAATCCTTTTATagtaggtggtgtgtgtgtgtgtgtgtgtgtgtgtgtgtgtgtgtgtgtgattttgtaATGACAGTACTATGACAATCATCTGCTTATTTGTATGACCATAATATTAAGTCTTGGCCATCCTGAATTTTGGGCAACCagaaatttgggggtggggggtgggcagggagcatTCCTTGGTCACTGGAGCCCCTTGTCCACTCAGATAGCCATTTAGTTTCTGGGCATCCCCCAGACTCTCATAACATCTGATTGTGGCTTAGGAGCTGGAGTCTTCTTAGACTTCACTTATCTCCCTGaactctctggcccttgaagaaTCCCTAAATAATCTCCAATATCTTTTTCCTAAACTGGAAACTCCAAGAAGGTGCTGACCTTTATGGTGATCCCCTTCAGACACTCTTCTCTCTGTTCTCTGCCTCTGGGGCACTGCTGGCTTCTGTTGGGACACAACTCCACTTTCATCCCCTGGGTCATGTCCTGCCATTGTTTGATTTGGAGTGACTCTGGACTGTCTCTCTTATTCCTCATACACTCATACTCTATCACAATTTATCCCTTTTAATGGGTATGAAGAGCTAAAACTGTGTCTGCACTTCTCCCTAAGGGTCCTGCAGGAACCATGATTAACATCTCAGCGGCCTCTGGGCTTTCTTGCTCAAAGTTGAGGGGGAAGGATGAGAACTATCCAGGGTAtgaactgattttatttattttttaatcagcttGTCTCCTGACCTGCCTAAGGTTTTCTTTTGAAGAACCTTGGCTTAGCCATCCCTGAAACATGGGTGGCTGAGAAAGTAAACTGGGGAAGGAGCCATGATTAGGTCTCTATCAACTTAACAGTTTTATGTATGCAAGGACCTTGAAAGGTAAGCTCTACCTCTGCCACACTCAAAACCATATAATCTAGGCTTCCTAGTGCTTGTCAATCTAATGCCTACAATAAGGAAGGAAAGCTCCCAAGAGGCATTCAGGCAGTGTTCCTGACTTATTAAGGGTACTAAATTTCCAGTTTCCAAGGACTTCCCAGAAGGGGACAATGTATAGTTGGCAGAAAGCCATGAATACACATTTCTAGAGGTCCCACTTTGATTGAGCTGCCCCAGCTTCTTGCCCAAATAAACCTTTAGGGTATTTTTCAGTTGCTTCAAGTCTAGGTTCTCTTTTTTGAAAACACTGATAAGTCATTTCCTGACCCATTCCCTGCATGACTCAAAAAGTCACTTTTTATGTCCTCTGAAGAATCAGCCCCCGAAACCTTTACTGGGCAACTTTCTGAATTCCTTCATAGCTTACATTTGGAGCCCTTTATCGGGCTCTGCCTCAGACCTTTCCCTAAGTCATTCTCTAACTGGAAATTTGCTGGGCCCTTCACATGGAAACTTCCTGGATGTCACAATCCAATTTTTCTTAGATCCTTGTTGCTTTGGTACATAAACACAATAGGATTTAAAAGTCTATGATTTTACTTAGCTAAGATTTGTCTATTAGTTACCCTGAGGCTGCACCAGTGCCAGAGTATCTTGGATTCTACAGGCCAGGACCCACTAGTGTTAAATGGGACTCTTTCAAAAGTGAAACTCCTCTTGTTCCAAATAGTATTGTTTATAGGACATTCTATGCAAAGAATGGAAACTGACATATAGACATGGACGGCTAGGctatactgaaaaaaattaaaaacccacaAATTTTCAATCTGCTTCTCTAACGGGTGTTAAATTTCAGTTGAGGTTCCAGAAAAGGACACTCAAGAGGCCTTGGGATGGAGAAGAAGGTAGTAGGAATGGTAGCAAGAATGTGCCTGAGGTAGGGGCTGGGAATGAAGCAGGGCTCGGGGTTAGGAAAGCAAGGGGAAATCTTTAGCCTGCATTTAAACTAAGGGGCAGAGGAGTGGGCATCAGAGTCTCCCTGGCAAAGCAAAGGGAGATTCCAGTGGGGGACAACCTCCTAAAACAGGACAGTAGTTACAAGGAACTCACTGAGCAGAGAGGGAAGACCCTAGAAGAGCTGGCTTCATTATGTTGTAAATGGTCCCCCCAGGTTTAGGGATGTGAGAGTAGCTCTGGTTTGTCTTAGTGCTCTGCAATAGTCGCATTTCAGCAAGTGACTCTAAAATAGCCCTAGAagaatgaaaacatataaaattatacacatcACCCAGCAAAGACTGGAAGACTCATCGGTTCCAATGATTTAATGAAACCTCTGTCCAGTCATTAACTGACCACTAAGCTAACCAAGCAGTGGTCACACACAACAAACAATATAGACTTCACAGAATTACTTCAGAAAAATCACTATGCaaacaacagtaacaacaaacTCTAGAAAATCTGAATTCTAGAGTTGccatattatattattaaaaatgtccAATTTTCAACAAAAAGTACAAgatatgtaaagaaataaaatgtttaaaaaatgaataaaattggcacacacacacatacatggggAGAAAAACAGCAATCAATTAAGTGACCCCTCGGAAGCCCAGATATTGAACTTACTAGACAAAAACTTCAAACCagctatttaaaatatgttcaaaaaagtaaagaaaactaCGTCTAAAAAATACTAATGGGccttggctagtgtggctcagttggttgggcattgtcctgtgcactgaaaggttgcaggttggattccctgGTGAGGgtatatgcctaggttgtgggctcaatccctggtcgggacatccaggaggtagccaattgctGATGTTTTGCTCtggcattgatatttctcccttctcccttcttctctctctaccaGGGTGACAGTAAGgatggggaagagagacagaTTTGAGAAACAGCTGAGAAAATTAGCAAAAGTGGATGACTGACTTCTTATGGGAAAAGATGAAGAGCGAGCAGTGTAGATGGCTACTGTGTTTCTTGCTTGGGTGACTAAATGATACTAATTACTTTGGGGGATACAACAGGAAGAGCAAATTGggtcaaaagaagaaaatgacctAAGTTATGAAGATGTTAGGCCTGGGGTACCTGTGGAAAATGGAGCTTAGGGATGTTTAGCAAGAACTGGGATTTATGAGACAAGCTCATAGAAGTCAGTGCTGAAATAACTAACCACATAAATAGCTACCTCACTACCTCAGAGATCCTACTTTGGAGAGTAACAcagtcattaaaaattatgttaggAAGAGTTTATAGTGTGTAGAAAAGGTTTATGCTAAAATGTTAACTGCTTTCCTACCTTACAAAAACCTGTTTATTTAAGCAATGTAGAAATTTGAATAGTAATGTCtggaaagaaatacataaaaatgctATGGAAATTATTTTGACTGGAAGTTTATATGGGATTCCTCCTTATACTTTTTCATATCTTCTAAATTCAGTATATACTTTCATAATgggaaaaactatttaaaacagTAACATTTTCTCCTATCTGTAGTGGGACATGGCTAGTGTGTCTATCAAACACAGGACCTGACACATAGTAGCCTGTCAATAAATGCAGTAAAATACCAATGCCTGAGATTTGAAGGCAACTGCTTTGAATTTCCCTCCCTTCTAGAAGGCTGGGGCCTGTCCTGTCCGCTAGAATGCCTCACCACAGTG from Eptesicus fuscus isolate TK198812 chromosome 15, DD_ASM_mEF_20220401, whole genome shotgun sequence encodes:
- the DNAJB5 gene encoding dnaJ homolog subfamily B member 5 isoform X1; the encoded protein is MFKRTVLSCPSPAASPLQARGAFRSFPHSWGEDFLASLMFKIQLEPLKLRAWTLNGFVKFRNKEASAGPVAVMGKDYYKILGIPSGANEDEIKKAYRKMALKYHPDKNKEPNAEEKFKEIAEAYDVLSDPKKRGLYDQYGEEGLKTGGGSSGGSSGSFHYTFHGDPHATFASFFGGSNPFDIFFASSRSTRPFSGFDPDDMDVDDDEDPFGAFGRFGFNGLSRGPRRAPEPLYPRRKVQDPPVVHELRVSLEEIYHGSTKRMKITRRRLNPDGRTVRTEDKILHIVIKRGWKEGTKITFPKEGDATPDNIPADIVFVLKDKPHAHFRRDGTNVLYSALISLKEALCGCTVNIPTIDGRVIPLPCNDVIKPGTVKRLRGEGLPFPKVPTQRGDLIVEFKVRFPDRLTPQTRQILKQHLPCS
- the DNAJB5 gene encoding dnaJ homolog subfamily B member 5 isoform X2 translates to MGKDYYKILGIPSGANEDEIKKAYRKMALKYHPDKNKEPNAEEKFKEIAEAYDVLSDPKKRGLYDQYGEEGLKTGGGSSGGSSGSFHYTFHGDPHATFASFFGGSNPFDIFFASSRSTRPFSGFDPDDMDVDDDEDPFGAFGRFGFNGLSRGPRRAPEPLYPRRKVQDPPVVHELRVSLEEIYHGSTKRMKITRRRLNPDGRTVRTEDKILHIVIKRGWKEGTKITFPKEGDATPDNIPADIVFVLKDKPHAHFRRDGTNVLYSALISLKEALCGCTVNIPTIDGRVIPLPCNDVIKPGTVKRLRGEGLPFPKVPTQRGDLIVEFKVRFPDRLTPQTRQILKQHLPCS